One Cetobacterium somerae ATCC BAA-474 genomic window carries:
- the mscL gene encoding large-conductance mechanosensitive channel protein MscL has translation MFLKEFKEFAIKGNAIDLAVGVIIGGAFGKIVSSIVNDILMPIIGIFLGGVNFSNLKYVIKPAEGTVPEAAIRYGNFIQSVVDFTIIAFCIFLMVKGINHLRKKEEAPPAPGPSKEEILLTEIRDLLAKK, from the coding sequence ATGTTTTTAAAAGAATTTAAAGAGTTTGCCATAAAAGGAAACGCTATAGATTTAGCTGTTGGTGTTATTATTGGTGGTGCTTTTGGAAAGATTGTTAGTTCTATTGTAAATGATATTTTAATGCCTATTATTGGCATATTTTTAGGTGGAGTTAATTTTAGCAATTTGAAGTATGTTATTAAACCTGCTGAAGGAACTGTGCCTGAGGCGGCTATACGATATGGTAATTTTATCCAATCTGTTGTTGATTTTACTATAATTGCATTTTGTATTTTTTTGATGGTTAAAGGTATTAATCATCTTCGTAAAAAAGAGGAGGCACCTCCTGCTCCTGGTCCTAGTAAAGAGGAGATTCTATTAACAGAAATCAGAGATCTTTTAGCTAAAAAATAA